A region of the Campylobacter cuniculorum DSM 23162 = LMG 24588 genome:
TCTAAGCTTCCAAAGCTGTTTTTATAAAAAATTTTTCTAGCTCGAGGTATAAATTCCTTAAATGCATCCGGCATTTGCCAACCCCAAGTATCTTTAATACAATGTTTTATGGGCAACATTTTACCTTCTTTGCTTTGCAAATATTCTTTAGAATGTGTGTCAAAGGTTATAAGCAAATCCGTTGTTTTGAAATTTAAGGTTTTGAGTAAATCGCGTATATTTTCTTCAATCAAAAGAGCTTTTTGAAAGCCTAAACTTCCGCTAATAAAATCATTTTGATAATCTATGATTACAAAAGCTTTTTTCATCGTTGTTTTAAATTTCAGCCCATTTTTTGCAGCCAAAAGCTTTCTTGATGCAAATTTGAAAAGGCTGTTTTTAGGCTTGTA
Encoded here:
- a CDS encoding cysteine hydrolase family protein codes for the protein MKKAFVIIDYQNDFISGSLGFQKALLIEENIRDLLKTLNFKTTDLLITFDTHSKEYLQSKEGKMLPIKHCIKDTWGWQMPDAFKEFIPRARKIFYKNSFGSLEFANFIAENSYEEIHFCGLVSHICVFHNILLAFNANLNAKLILHQKATASFDENLQNAAFELLKAFGVEIW